From one Lycium ferocissimum isolate CSIRO_LF1 chromosome 5, AGI_CSIRO_Lferr_CH_V1, whole genome shotgun sequence genomic stretch:
- the LOC132058240 gene encoding mRNA 3'-end-processing protein YTH1-like, with translation MAQPQRGRGRGRGNRGCGRGGFFNSQTSAPNNQLHIPATQAAPLDTSTITCYNCGGLGHVSRVCPSPKTGNANRGVTRPSSNLASTSSQYTQPWLVDSGTTHHLTANLDNLAIQSEYQGSEEVVLGFGNEGSSVRRPE, from the exons ATGGCTCAACCTCAGCGTGGGCGAGGTCGGGGACGTGGTAATCGAGGATGTGGCAGGGGTGGCTTCTTTAATTCTCAAACTTCTGCCCCGAATAACCAACTTCACATTCCAGCCACTCAAGCAGCACCATTGGATACTTCTACCATCACTTGTTATAATTGTGGAGGCCTCGGACATGTGTCTCGTGTTTGCCCTTCACCAAAGACTGGGAATGCTAATCGTGGTGTCACTAGACCATCCTCCAACCTTGCTAGCACCTCTTCACAATATACTCAACCATGGCTTGTGGATAGTGGCACCACACACCATCTTACTGCTAATCTTGACAACCTTGCTATTCAATCTGAATATCAAGGTTCTGAAGAAGTTGTACTAG GATTTGGTAACGAGGGCTCCAGTGTTCGAAGGCCCGAATAA
- the LOC132056187 gene encoding bidirectional sugar transporter N3-like gives MAGMSGHWAFAFGVLGNIISFVVFLSPIPTFYKIYKKKSTEGYQSIPYVVALFSSMLWIYYAFLKTNTTLLITINSFGVFIETIYVGFYLFYAPKKAKVQTVKMLLLSVVGGFGAIILVTQFLFKGDVRGQVVGWICLVFSLCVFVAPLGIVRQVIKTKSVEYMPLLLSVFLTLSAVAWFFYGLLLKDINIAAPNVLGFIFGILQMVLYAIYSKKEKNVLKEQKLPEIQKPEVIVKNENMNANKKLPELTQEQIIDIVKLGLLVCSDKVQVATCPHDTNCGVKAANKVENMPKLQTVAT, from the exons ATGGCGGGTATGTCTGGTCACTGGGCTTTTGCTTTTGGTGTCCTCG gTAACATCATCTCGTTCGTTGTGTTCCTTTCTCCAAT ACCCACGTTTTATAAGATTTACAAGAAGAAATCAACAGAAGGGTATCAATCAATTCCATACGTGGTTGCTCTCTTCAGTTCAATGCTTTGGATATACTATGCTTTCCTGAAGACAAACACGACTCTTCTAATCACTATAAACTCCTTCGGTGTCTTTATCGAAACTATCTACGTTGGTTTCTACCTTTTCTACGCACCAAAGAAGGCCAAG GTCCAAACTGTGAAGATGCTCTTATTATCAGTGGTTGGTGGATTTGGTGCAATTATCCTTGTTACTCAGTTTCTGTTCAAAGGGGACGTTCGTGGGCAAGTGGTTGGATGGATTTGCCTTGTGTTTTCATTGTGTGTGTTTGTAGCTCCCTTAGGCATTGTG AGACAAGTAATCAAAACAAAGAGTGTGGAATACATGCCACTTCTCCTATCAGTTTTTCTCACATTAAGTGCCGTCGCGTGGTTCTTCTATGGTCTTCTTCTAAAGGACATTAACATAGCT GCTCCAAATGTACTGGGATTCATCTTCGGTATACTCCAAATGGTGCTCTATGCAATATACAGTAAGAAAGAGAAGAACGTCTTAAAGGAGCAGAAACTTCCAGAGATACAAAAGCCTGAAGTCATTGTGAAGAATGAGAACATGAATGCTAATAAGAAGCTTCCAGAACTCACGCAGGAACAGATTATTGATATAGTGAAGCTGGGTTTGCTGGTTTGTTCAGATAAAGTACAGGTAGCCACGTGTCCGCATGATACTAATTGTGGAGTTAAAGCAGCTAATAAAGTAGAAAACATGCCCAAGCTGCAAACAGTGGCAACCTAG
- the LOC132058241 gene encoding potassium transporter 2-like, whose translation MDPSLSPVSIHYAIKKETWRHTIVLSFQTLGILYGRLSTAPLYAFGSVDPSDIKSGEQIYELFSFVFWTLTIIPLLKYAFIVLKADDNGEGGTFALYSLLCRRANVGLLPSDFSAMELMHQEEGTPSKMKVESRARRATGRYKSSHYLLLFLALLGSCLIICDGIFTPALLVLSATSNLRRSLSKLAPRFTSSEKARQSVDRYLKRYIPVPVACAILICLFMLQRYGTNRIGVIFAPIVITWLMFISGFGIYNIVHHPQILWAISPTYMFRFIKTIDISSWKLLSNVALCVAGSEAMFADLGHFSKRSIKVTFVFLVYPALVLCYAGQAAYFSKHLGTSDDVAHLSESVTRRHLIHIFNILSLFASLVGSQATITASFSIINQCQALACFPRVKVIHTSEKVHGQVYVPDVNWMLMFLSLSILIGFRDISAIANATGLAVICGMLVTTCLMSLIIALQWEKTLAFLSVLFLLFFGSIEALYLSSCFLNFIKGAWCVVFLSLIFMTIMISWHYGTIKKYEFDLQNKVTVDWLTDLSPGLGVSRVSGIGFIHSNIVTGIPAFFSHFITNLPAFHQVLILLSFKSLPVPYIPKNERYLIGRIGHKEYKIYRCIVRYGYRDHVRDVNDFEDQIISSIGEFIAREERHQEPLFLQEGRMIILGTNGNALVPVVEQNESGEQVTDIENPTTTTTTRRKKVRFMLPASSPKMNPSVRKELQELVDARESGTAYFLGHSHLKVRKGSNFVKQFLVMAYAFLDRNCREPPIALDIPHAALLEVGMVYTI comes from the exons ATGGATCCTTCACTCAGCCCTGTGTCCATTCATTATGCTATTAAG AAAGAGACGTGGAGGCATACCATTGTTCTGTCGTTTCAAACCCTCGGAATACTATATGGTCGATTAAGCACTGCTCCCTTGTATGCATTCGGTTCAGTTGATCCTAGCGATATCAAATCAGGAGAGCAGATATATGAACTCTTCTCCTTTGTTTTTTGGACTTTAACCATCATTCCCTTGTTGAAATATGCCTTTATAGTCTTGAAGGCTGACGATAACGGAGAAG GTGGCACGTTTGCTTTGTATTCCCTACTTTGTAGGCGCGCCAATGTAGGTCTGCTTCCGAGTGATTTTAGTGCTATGGAGCTTATGCATCAAGAGGAAGGAACTCCGTCTAAAATGAAGGTGGAATCAAGGGCAAGAAGAGCTACTGGAAGATATAAAAGCAGCCACTACTTGCTGTTATTTTTGGCTTTGCTTGGTTCCTGTTTGATAATCTGTGATGGAATTTTTACCCCTGCTCTTTTGG TTTTATCAGCAACGTCAAATCTGAGACGTTCATTGTCAAAATTGGCACCCCGAT TTACCTCTTCAGAAAAGGCAAGACAATCAGTTGACAGGTATTTAAAGAGAT ATATACCAGTTCCGGTAGCATGTGCCATCTTGATTTGCCTTTTCATGCTGCAACGATATGGGACAAACAGAATTGGTGTCATCTTTGCTCCAATTGTCATCACGTGGCTCATGTTTATAAGTGGGTTTGGCATATACAATATAGTTCATCATCCCCAAATCCTCTGGGCAATATCCCCAACATACATGTTTAGGTTCATTAAGACAATAGATATCTCAAGTTGGAAACTTCTAAGCAATGTTGCCTTATGTGTAGCAG GTTCAGAGGCAATGTTTGCAGATTTAGGTCATTTTTCAAAGCGATCTATTAAG GTAACTTTTGTCTTTTTGGTATATCCAGCGCTTGTATTATGTTATGCTGGTCAAGCAGCCTATTTTTCCAAACACCTTGGCACTTCAGATGATGTTGCTCATCTTAGTGAATCTGTGACACGTA GACACCTTATTCATATATTCAACATATTGTCCCTTTTTGCTTCCCTCGTGGGAAGCCAAGCTACGATTACTGCAAGTTTTTCCATCATAAACCAGTGTCAAGCACTTGCTTGCTTCCCGAGAGTCAAAGTTATCCACACATCAGAAAAAGTACATGGACAGGTTTATGTTCCTGATGTAAACTGGATGCTCATGTTCCTTAGCCTGTCAATCTTGATAGGTTTTCGAGATATATCAGCTATTGCAAACGCTACAG GTTTAGCTGTTATTTGTGGAATGCTAGTGACAACTTGTCTTATGTCACTAATTATAGCACTGCAATGGGAGAAgactcttgcatttctctctGTGTTGTTTTTGTTATTCTTTGGTTCAATAGAGGCATTGTACCTATCGTCCTGTTTCTTGAACTTTATCAAGGGAGCTTGGTGCGTCGTTTTTCTGTCATTGATTTTTATGACAATCATGATCTCTTGGCACTATGGTACTATCAAAAAGTACGAATTCGACTTACAGAACAAGGTGACTGTGGATTGGCTGACAGATTTAAGTCCTGGACTTGGAGTTTCTAGAGTGTCCGGTATTGGGTTCATCCATAGTAATATTGTGACAGGAATTCCAGCTTTTTTCTCTCATTTCATTACCAACCTCCCTGCATTCCATCAAGTGCTGATTTTACTGTCCTTCAAGTCTTTGCCTGTGCCATACATTCCCAAAAACGAGCGATACCTCATTGGCAGGATTGGCCATAAAGAATACAAGATATATAGGTGCATTGTTCGATATGGATATCGTGATCATGTAAGGGATGTTAATGATTTTGAGGATCAGATTATTAGCTCGATAGGCGAGTTTATCGCCAGAGAGGAACGGCATCAGGAACCCTTGTTTTTACAAGAAGGAAGAATGATAATTTTGGGGACCAATGGAAATGCATTAGTCCCTGTTGTTGAACAAAATGAAAGTGGTGAACAAGTAACAGATATTGAAAATCccactactactactactacaagGAGAAAAAAAGTTAGATTTATGTTACCTGCAAGTAGTCCTAAGATGAATCCATCAGTAAGGAAGGAACTTCAAGAACTTGTTGATGCAAGGGAAAGTGGCACTGCCTATTTTTTGGGACATTCACACTTGAAAGTACGCAAAGGGTCGAATTTTGTGAAGCaatttcttgtgatggcttatgcTTTTCTTGATAGGAATTGCAGAGAGCCTCCAATTGCATTAGACATTCCTCATGCTGCTCTTTTGGAGGTTGGAATGGTGTATACAATATAG